The following proteins come from a genomic window of Mycobacterium sp. DL:
- a CDS encoding helix-turn-helix transcriptional regulator, with product MGVKDRTTTATAQPRMLRQALDFIHSNAQYDITIRDIAAAADVTPRAIQYAFREHLTTTPLEYLRRIRLERAHRELKSADPALDTVTSIAGRCGFSHPGRFSSAYKEVFGTEPSRTLRST from the coding sequence ATGGGGGTAAAAGACCGGACCACCACAGCGACGGCACAACCGCGGATGTTGCGGCAAGCACTGGACTTCATCCACAGCAATGCGCAATACGACATCACCATCCGCGATATCGCCGCGGCCGCCGATGTCACGCCTCGTGCCATTCAATACGCGTTCCGTGAGCACCTGACCACAACACCACTGGAATACCTGCGCCGCATCAGGCTGGAGCGGGCCCACCGGGAGTTGAAGTCGGCCGACCCGGCGTTGGACACAGTCACGTCGATCGCCGGGCGCTGCGGATTCAGCCATCCCGGTCGCTTCAGCAGCGCCTACAAGGAAGTCTTCGGCACCGAACCCAGTCGCACTCTGCGCAGCACCTGA